The DNA window AATCCTATTGAGCATGGAGCGGATATAGTATTTGGGAGCACCCATAAATCTTTCCCGGGACCACAGGGGGGATTTGTGATCAGTAATAAACCGGAATTGATGAAACAGATTGGAGACGCGCTTTCTCCGTCCCTTGTAACCAGCCATCATATTGTGCGGCTTCCTGCTTTTGCGGCTTCTCTTTTGGAAATGAAGGAATTTGGAGAAGACTACGCAAAGCAAATAGTAAAGAACGCGCGCAGCCTTGCGGAAGCGCTGCATAAATACGGATTTCATGTGCTTGGAGATGAAGCCAAGGGATTTACGCAAAGCCATCTTCTTCTGGTAGATTTGGAAGATCTGGTGGAAACTGCGCCGGGAAAACTGCTGGAGAAGGCCGGGATTTTGTGCTCTGATGATTTTTCCGGAGCGAGTGCGCAGATCCGGATCGGAACGCCAGAAGTCACCAGATTTGGAATGAAAGAGGCGGAAATGCAAGAAATTGCCAAATTCTTTAAAAGGGCCATTATAGACAAAGAAAGTACCGAAATTTTGGCAAAGGAAGTTGGAGAATTTGTCAAAGACTTCGATAAGCCAAGGTATTGCTTTGAAAATTGAGAAGGAGGAAGAACAGATGGTAGAGATAAAAGACAGATGGTTAAACTTTGAAGTGTCGGAATTTAAAGAGCGGTTACGAAAAGTAAAAGAGAGTATGCAAAAGAAAGGGATGGAAGTCCTGATTGTGACAGACCCTGCGAATATGTGCTATTTGACAGGGTTTGACGGCTGGTCCTTTTATGTACATCAGTGTATCATAGTCATTGATACGGAAGAACAGCCGGTGTGGATAGGAAGGGGACAGGATGCCAACTCTGCGAGACTGACGACCTGGCTGGATGATGAAAATATTTACGCTTATACGGATGATTATGTACACTCTTTGATCAAACATCCTATGGAATTTGTGGCTGATGTGATTCGGGGGAAAAAGGCAGATAAAAAAGTGATTGGAACAGAGATGGATGCCTATTATTATACGGCGAAATGCCAGGAGCGATTGGAGGCCTCCCTCCCGGATGCTAAATTTGCAGATGGAAACAACCTGGTGAACTGGGTGAAGTTGGTAAAATCTGATAAAGAAATAGAACTGATCCGCAAAGCGGGGAAAATCGTAGAGCGAGGAATGGCAAAAGCATACGAGACGGTAGATATTGGTGTCAGACAGTGCGATGCGGCGGCAGAAGTTTATGGAGCTCTCATTAGAGGAACCGAAGAGTATGGCGGAGACTATGCTTCGATTATTCCTTTGATGCCTGCGGGTGTGCGGACCTCTACACCTCACCTGAGTTGGACTGACGAGGTTTATAAAGACGGCGACACCGTGATCCTGGAGCTTGCTGGCAATTATAAAAGATATCATTGCCCATTGGCGAGAACGATGATCCTGG is part of the Lachnospiraceae bacterium KGMB03038 genome and encodes:
- a CDS encoding M24 family metallopeptidase — protein: MVEIKDRWLNFEVSEFKERLRKVKESMQKKGMEVLIVTDPANMCYLTGFDGWSFYVHQCIIVIDTEEQPVWIGRGQDANSARLTTWLDDENIYAYTDDYVHSLIKHPMEFVADVIRGKKADKKVIGTEMDAYYYTAKCQERLEASLPDAKFADGNNLVNWVKLVKSDKEIELIRKAGKIVERGMAKAYETVDIGVRQCDAAAEVYGALIRGTEEYGGDYASIIPLMPAGVRTSTPHLSWTDEVYKDGDTVILELAGNYKRYHCPLARTMILGNAPERVKELGAVVTEGIAKALEAVKPGVTCEEVERVWAASIAKSGFIKDSRIGYPTGLNFPPDWGEHTASLRPGDKTILKPNMVFHMIPGIWLDQFGVDISQTFRVTENGCEEMTSYERKLLVK